In the Acidovorax sp. A79 genome, one interval contains:
- the tkt gene encoding transketolase, with protein sequence MANTQQSQQMANAIRALAMDAVQQANSGHPGAPMGMADMAVALWSRHLKHNPTNPQWFDRDRFVLSNGHGSMLLYALLHLTGYDLPIGELKNFRQLHSKTPGHPEVGYTAGVETTTGPLGQGITNAVGFALAEKLLASEFNREGHAVVDHNTYVFLGDGCLMEGISHEAVSLAGAWKLNKLIALYDDNGISIDGQVAPWFADNTPLRFVASGWNVIGPIDGHDADKVAAAIVEAKKQTERPTLIVCKTHIGKGSPNRANTAKAHGEPLGAEEIKLTREALGWTSEPFVVPDDVYAGWDAKANGQAAEAAWNERFAAYSAAFPELAAELTRRMEGNLPANFAQVAVDAVVAAHTKGETVASRKASQLALEAFTAALPELLGGSADLTGSNLTNTKSTPNLRFDMQGHVVQTTLENGQKIGGRHINYGVREFGMAAIMNGIALHGGFIPYGGTFLTFSDYSRNAIRMAALMKQRVIHVFTHDSIGLGEDGPTHQSIEHAASLRLIPNLDVWRPGDTAETAVAWSVALSNKDKPTALLLSRQNLPYAPKRDLGDISRGAYVLSEPADVGIKKKAVAVIIATGSEVQLALKAQRLLADKKIAVRVVSMPSTTTFDREDAKYKGSVLPAGVPRVAVEMGVTDGWWKYGCAAVVGIDTYGESAPAPVLFKHFGFTEENVADAVLVAIGAARLKPAKKAKAR encoded by the coding sequence ATGGCCAACACCCAGCAATCCCAACAGATGGCAAATGCGATCCGCGCATTGGCCATGGACGCCGTTCAACAAGCCAACTCCGGCCACCCCGGCGCCCCGATGGGCATGGCCGACATGGCCGTGGCGCTGTGGAGCCGCCACCTCAAGCACAACCCCACGAATCCCCAGTGGTTCGACCGCGACCGCTTCGTGCTCTCCAACGGCCACGGCTCGATGCTGCTGTACGCGCTGCTGCACCTCACCGGCTACGACCTGCCCATTGGCGAACTCAAGAACTTCCGCCAGCTGCACAGCAAGACGCCAGGACACCCCGAAGTGGGCTACACCGCTGGCGTGGAAACCACCACCGGCCCGCTGGGCCAGGGCATCACCAATGCCGTGGGCTTCGCGCTGGCCGAAAAGCTGCTGGCTTCCGAGTTCAACCGCGAAGGCCACGCGGTGGTGGACCACAACACCTACGTGTTCCTGGGCGACGGCTGCCTGATGGAAGGCATCAGCCACGAGGCCGTGTCGCTGGCTGGCGCCTGGAAGCTCAACAAGCTGATCGCGCTGTATGACGACAACGGCATCAGCATCGACGGCCAGGTCGCCCCCTGGTTCGCCGACAACACCCCCCTGCGCTTCGTGGCCAGCGGCTGGAACGTGATCGGCCCCATCGACGGCCACGACGCCGACAAGGTGGCCGCCGCCATCGTGGAAGCCAAGAAGCAGACCGAGCGCCCCACCCTCATCGTGTGCAAGACGCACATCGGCAAGGGCAGCCCGAACCGCGCCAACACCGCCAAGGCCCACGGCGAGCCGCTGGGCGCGGAAGAAATCAAGCTCACGCGCGAAGCCCTGGGCTGGACCAGCGAGCCCTTCGTGGTCCCGGACGACGTGTACGCCGGCTGGGATGCCAAGGCCAACGGCCAGGCTGCAGAGGCCGCGTGGAACGAGCGCTTTGCCGCCTACAGCGCCGCCTTCCCCGAGCTGGCCGCCGAACTCACGCGCCGCATGGAGGGCAACCTGCCCGCCAACTTCGCGCAAGTGGCCGTGGACGCCGTGGTGGCGGCCCACACCAAGGGCGAGACCGTGGCCAGCCGCAAGGCCAGCCAGCTGGCGCTGGAAGCCTTCACCGCCGCGCTGCCCGAACTGCTGGGCGGTAGCGCCGACCTGACGGGCTCCAACCTCACCAACACCAAGAGCACCCCCAATCTGCGTTTTGACATGCAGGGCCACGTGGTGCAGACCACGCTGGAAAACGGCCAGAAGATCGGCGGGCGCCACATCAACTACGGCGTGCGCGAGTTCGGCATGGCCGCGATCATGAACGGCATCGCGCTGCACGGCGGCTTCATCCCGTACGGCGGCACCTTCCTCACGTTCAGCGACTACAGCCGCAACGCCATCCGCATGGCCGCGCTGATGAAGCAGCGCGTGATCCACGTGTTCACGCACGACTCCATCGGCCTGGGCGAAGACGGCCCCACCCACCAGTCCATCGAGCACGCCGCCAGCCTGCGTTTGATCCCCAACCTGGATGTGTGGCGCCCCGGTGACACGGCCGAAACCGCCGTGGCCTGGAGCGTGGCCCTGTCCAACAAGGACAAGCCCACCGCGCTGCTGCTGTCGCGCCAGAACCTGCCCTACGCGCCCAAGCGTGACCTGGGCGACATCTCGCGCGGCGCCTACGTGCTCTCCGAACCCGCGGATGTCGGCATCAAGAAGAAGGCCGTGGCCGTGATCATCGCCACCGGCTCCGAAGTGCAGCTGGCGCTCAAGGCCCAGCGCCTGCTGGCCGACAAGAAGATCGCCGTGCGCGTGGTCTCCATGCCCAGCACGACCACGTTCGACCGCGAAGACGCCAAGTACAAGGGCAGCGTGCTGCCCGCCGGCGTGCCCCGCGTGGCCGTGGAGATGGGCGTGACCGACGGCTGGTGGAAGTACGGCTGCGCCGCCGTGGTGGGCATCGACACCTACGGCGAATCGGCCCCGGCGCCCGTGCTGTTCAAGCACTTCGGCTTCACCGAAGAGAACGTGGCCGACGCGGTGCTGGTCGCCATCGGCGCCGCACGGCTCAAGCCCGCCAAGAAGGCCAAGGCCCGCTGA
- the gap gene encoding type I glyceraldehyde-3-phosphate dehydrogenase yields the protein MTIKIGINGFGRIGRNVLRSAIQNFSDIEVVGINDLLEPEYLAYMLQYDSVHGRFKGEVSVDGNTLVVNGKKIRLTQERDPANLKWNEVGADVVIESTGLFLDKVTAQKHIDAGARKVILSAPSKDDTPMFVFGVNHDTYAGQAIVSNASCTTNCLAPVAKVLNDKWGIKRGLMTTVHAATATQKTVDGPSNKDWRGGRGILENIIPSSTGAAKAVGVVIPALNKKLTGMSFRVPTSDVSVVDLTVELDKAATYEEIKAEMKAQSEGALKGVLGYTEDKVVATDFRGDTRTSIFDADAGIALDGTFVKVVSWYDNEWGYSNKCLEMVRVVSK from the coding sequence ATGACGATCAAGATTGGTATCAACGGCTTTGGCCGCATCGGCCGCAACGTGCTGCGCTCGGCCATCCAGAACTTCAGCGACATCGAAGTCGTGGGCATCAACGACCTGCTGGAGCCGGAGTACCTCGCGTACATGCTGCAGTACGACTCGGTGCACGGTCGCTTCAAGGGCGAAGTCTCGGTGGACGGCAACACCCTGGTCGTCAATGGCAAGAAGATCCGCCTGACGCAAGAGCGCGACCCCGCCAACCTCAAGTGGAACGAAGTCGGCGCCGACGTGGTGATCGAATCCACCGGCCTGTTCCTGGACAAGGTCACCGCGCAAAAGCACATCGATGCGGGCGCCAGGAAGGTCATCCTGTCGGCCCCGTCCAAGGACGACACGCCCATGTTCGTGTTCGGCGTGAACCACGACACCTACGCCGGCCAAGCCATCGTGTCCAACGCCTCGTGCACCACCAACTGCCTGGCCCCCGTGGCCAAGGTGCTCAACGACAAGTGGGGCATCAAGCGCGGCCTGATGACCACGGTGCACGCCGCCACCGCCACGCAAAAGACCGTGGACGGCCCGTCCAACAAGGACTGGCGCGGCGGCCGCGGCATCCTGGAAAACATCATCCCCTCGAGCACCGGCGCCGCCAAGGCCGTGGGCGTGGTGATCCCGGCGCTGAACAAGAAGCTGACCGGCATGTCCTTCCGCGTGCCCACCAGCGACGTGTCGGTGGTCGACCTGACGGTGGAGCTGGACAAGGCTGCCACCTATGAGGAAATCAAGGCCGAGATGAAGGCCCAGTCCGAAGGCGCGCTCAAGGGCGTGCTGGGCTACACCGAGGACAAGGTGGTGGCCACCGACTTCCGTGGCGACACCCGCACGTCCATCTTCGACGCCGACGCCGGCATCGCGCTGGACGGCACCTTCGTGAAGGTCGTGAGCTGGTACGACAACGAATGGGGCTACTCGAACAAGTGCCTGGAAATGGTGCGCGTTGTTTCCAAGTAA
- a CDS encoding CPBP family glutamic-type intramembrane protease, protein MMASDTAVPAHLATRSPRAQKWRLGAALWLLGLPGVVAVVWALVPPLAAHQALLPLPLWAMVLLSGLQTAVLLALCVALGVALAPRVGLAAPAVSAWLQGQPVAGPFRRQWAPGLVGGLAGALWLWGLSLVAPQALRPSDPAGAASLGVKLLYGGISEELLVRWGVMSLLLWLGWRFVQRGQGTPGRGIVAAAVVASALLFALGHLPAAQAMAGVLTPSVVAFVLVGNTAFGLVAGWLYARHGLEAAILAHVLAHALSHPFV, encoded by the coding sequence ATGATGGCTTCTGATACCGCCGTGCCCGCGCACCTTGCCACGCGCTCCCCCCGCGCGCAGAAGTGGCGCCTGGGTGCCGCGCTGTGGCTGCTGGGCCTGCCGGGCGTCGTGGCCGTGGTGTGGGCGCTGGTCCCGCCCCTGGCCGCCCACCAGGCCTTGCTGCCGCTGCCGCTGTGGGCCATGGTGCTGCTCAGCGGCCTGCAGACCGCGGTCCTGCTGGCCCTGTGCGTGGCACTGGGTGTGGCGCTGGCGCCCCGCGTGGGGCTGGCGGCGCCTGCCGTGTCGGCCTGGCTGCAGGGCCAGCCGGTGGCCGGGCCCTTCCGGCGCCAGTGGGCGCCGGGGCTTGTGGGCGGGCTCGCGGGCGCACTGTGGCTGTGGGGCCTCTCGCTGGTGGCGCCGCAGGCGCTCAGGCCCTCCGACCCGGCCGGTGCCGCATCCCTGGGGGTCAAGCTGCTCTATGGCGGGATTTCCGAGGAACTGCTGGTGCGCTGGGGCGTGATGAGCCTGCTGCTGTGGTTGGGCTGGCGCTTCGTGCAGCGCGGCCAGGGCACGCCGGGCCGTGGCATCGTGGCGGCCGCCGTGGTGGCCAGCGCCCTGCTATTTGCGCTGGGGCATCTGCCTGCCGCGCAGGCCATGGCCGGGGTGCTCACCCCCTCCGTGGTGGCGTTCGTGCTGGTGGGCAACACCGCCTTCGGGCTGGTGGCGGGATGGCTCTATGCCCGGCATGGGCTGGAGGCCGCCATCCTGGCCCATGTGCTGGCGCACGCCCTGTCGCATCCCTTCGTCTGA
- a CDS encoding LysR family transcriptional regulator, producing the protein MPRPDLNLLVTLDVLLAEGNVARAAERLHLSPSAMSRALARLRDTTGDPLLVRAGRGLVPTPRALELRDKVSQLVQDTEAVLRPASASDPAQWARSFTLRCSDGFAENFGPGLLARVGEAAPGVRLRFVQKTDRHSAPLRDGTVDLETGVVGDAMGPEVRAQALFRDRFVGVVRAGHPLCAGEITPARYAAGRHVLVSRKGRDRGPVDDALAPLGLARQIATVVGGFSTALALARGSDLVATVPEHHTGNLRAGMSSFALPVPVPQITVSLLWHPRLQADPAHQWLRGLVREVCAELR; encoded by the coding sequence ATGCCGCGGCCTGATCTCAACCTGCTGGTCACCCTGGATGTGCTGCTTGCGGAAGGCAACGTGGCGCGGGCCGCCGAGCGCCTGCACCTGAGTCCTTCCGCGATGAGCCGGGCGCTCGCCCGGCTGCGCGACACCACCGGCGACCCGCTGCTCGTCAGGGCCGGGCGCGGACTGGTGCCGACGCCACGCGCACTGGAGCTGCGCGACAAGGTCAGCCAGCTCGTGCAGGACACCGAGGCCGTCCTGCGCCCCGCATCGGCGTCCGACCCCGCCCAATGGGCCCGGTCTTTCACGCTGCGCTGCAGCGACGGCTTTGCGGAGAACTTTGGCCCCGGCCTCCTCGCCCGCGTGGGCGAGGCCGCCCCCGGGGTGCGGCTGCGCTTCGTGCAGAAGACCGACAGGCACAGCGCCCCGCTGCGCGATGGAACCGTCGACCTGGAGACCGGCGTGGTGGGCGACGCCATGGGCCCCGAGGTGCGGGCGCAGGCCCTGTTCCGCGACCGCTTCGTGGGGGTCGTGCGCGCGGGGCACCCGCTGTGCGCGGGCGAGATCACGCCGGCCCGCTATGCGGCCGGCAGGCATGTGCTCGTGTCGCGGAAGGGGCGGGACCGGGGGCCCGTGGACGATGCCCTCGCGCCCCTGGGCCTGGCGCGGCAGATCGCCACCGTGGTGGGCGGCTTTTCCACCGCGCTGGCGCTGGCGCGCGGCTCCGACCTGGTTGCCACGGTTCCCGAACACCACACCGGCAACCTGCGCGCCGGCATGTCCAGCTTTGCACTGCCCGTCCCGGTGCCGCAGATCACGGTGTCGCTGCTGTGGCACCCCCGGCTGCAAGCCGATCCCGCGCACCAGTGGCTGCGCGGGCTGGTCCGGGAAGTGTGCGCCGAGCTTCGCTGA
- a CDS encoding S-adenosylmethionine decarboxylase family protein gives MQGLHLTADLHGCRCAPVWLLDAAALGQACGDAVRAAGLQPVGQLFHGFPATAHGPGGVTATVLLAESHLCVHTWPEQQAVTLDVYVCNFGADHSGKARALLEALVALFAPTAVQRHALQRGALQEAVA, from the coding sequence ATGCAAGGACTGCACCTCACCGCCGATCTCCATGGCTGCCGCTGCGCCCCCGTGTGGCTGCTCGATGCCGCCGCCCTGGGCCAGGCCTGCGGCGACGCCGTGCGCGCCGCCGGGCTGCAGCCCGTGGGCCAGCTGTTCCACGGATTTCCCGCCACCGCCCACGGACCTGGCGGGGTGACCGCCACCGTGCTGCTGGCCGAGTCGCACCTGTGCGTGCACACCTGGCCCGAACAGCAGGCCGTCACGCTCGACGTCTATGTGTGCAACTTCGGTGCGGACCATTCGGGCAAGGCACGCGCGCTCCTGGAGGCGCTCGTGGCCCTGTTCGCGCCCACGGCCGTGCAGCGCCACGCGCTGCAGCGGGGCGCCCTGCAGGAGGCCGTGGCGTGA
- a CDS encoding OmpA family protein: protein MHRLIQRTTALCTSLIAVGLLAACASTAPFPALEQARSAVSAVAGDPIVNQYAPVELKEATDALARADREWADDHDESETNHLAYIARQRAEIATNAARSRQLDASIQQASGDADRIRLQARTQEADQARLRAQQAQAQALNAEQRAAQQQANASVAMAQASAAQDRVRALEAQLRDMEAQQTERGLLVTLGDVLFAFNKAELSAQAGPRLDKLASFLKQFPDRKLLVEGYTDSVGSDGYNQDLSDRRAQSVRDALVQRGVDNSRITARGYGKAHPVADNASPEGRAMNRRVEIVIADDKGTLRGR, encoded by the coding sequence ATGCACCGATTGATCCAACGTACCACCGCCCTGTGCACCAGCCTCATCGCCGTGGGGCTGCTCGCGGCCTGTGCCAGCACCGCGCCGTTCCCGGCGCTGGAGCAGGCCCGCTCCGCCGTGAGCGCCGTCGCCGGCGATCCCATCGTGAACCAGTACGCCCCCGTGGAACTGAAAGAAGCGACCGACGCTCTGGCCCGCGCCGACCGCGAATGGGCCGACGACCACGACGAATCGGAAACCAACCACCTGGCCTACATCGCACGCCAGCGCGCCGAGATCGCCACGAACGCGGCACGCTCACGCCAGCTGGACGCCAGCATCCAGCAAGCCAGCGGCGATGCCGACCGCATCCGCCTGCAGGCCCGCACCCAGGAGGCCGACCAGGCCCGCCTGCGCGCCCAGCAGGCCCAGGCCCAGGCCCTGAACGCCGAGCAGCGCGCCGCCCAGCAGCAGGCCAATGCCAGCGTCGCGATGGCCCAGGCCAGCGCCGCACAGGACCGCGTGCGCGCACTGGAAGCCCAGCTGCGCGACATGGAAGCCCAGCAGACCGAGCGCGGGCTGCTCGTGACGCTGGGCGACGTGCTGTTTGCCTTCAACAAGGCGGAGCTGTCGGCCCAGGCCGGCCCCCGCCTGGACAAGCTGGCCAGCTTCCTCAAGCAGTTCCCGGACCGCAAGCTGCTCGTCGAGGGCTACACCGACAGCGTGGGCTCCGACGGCTACAACCAGGACCTGTCGGACCGCCGCGCCCAGTCCGTGCGCGACGCGCTGGTGCAGCGCGGCGTGGACAACAGCCGCATCACCGCGCGCGGCTACGGCAAGGCCCACCCCGTGGCCGACAACGCATCGCCGGAAGGCCGCGCCATGAACCGCCGCGTGGAGATCGTGATCGCCGACGACAAGGGCACCCTGCGCGGCCGTTGA
- a CDS encoding mechanosensitive ion channel family protein yields MPPSTFSTWIRETTFVGVPLWSLMVALAAAATTYVGILLVLHLLTGRARVWATQSGSAAAHTVVEVLEGTSRLLMVVVALLVGASLLELPGRWESRLSQLWFVALALQMGLWGMRAIGMGVRRYVERHSSTGMTQVSASATLLSWGLRTLLWSVVLLAILSNVGVNITAFIASLGVGGIAVALAVQNILGDLFASLAIAVDKPFEVGDFIVVGSVSGMVQVIGLKTTRIRSLQGEQIVMSNTDLLKQTISNYRMLEKRRIVFGFGVSYNTTPEQAEAIPGVVRKLIDAHPELRFDRAHFKAFGASSLDYEVVYIVQDPAFNLYMDLQQSINLGLMREFKAMGVEFAFPTSTVHIASAPAQSQGPAPLAGAAAAAAAASASVAAR; encoded by the coding sequence ATGCCGCCATCGACCTTCTCAACCTGGATCCGCGAGACGACCTTCGTGGGCGTTCCGCTGTGGAGCCTGATGGTGGCGCTGGCCGCCGCCGCCACGACCTATGTGGGCATCCTGCTGGTGCTGCATCTGCTCACGGGCCGTGCCAGGGTGTGGGCCACGCAGTCCGGCAGCGCGGCGGCGCACACCGTGGTGGAGGTGCTGGAGGGCACGAGCCGCCTGCTCATGGTGGTCGTGGCCCTGCTGGTGGGCGCGAGCCTGCTGGAGCTGCCGGGCCGCTGGGAAAGCCGGCTCAGCCAGCTGTGGTTTGTCGCCCTTGCGCTGCAGATGGGCCTGTGGGGCATGCGGGCCATCGGCATGGGCGTGCGGCGGTATGTGGAACGCCATTCGTCCACGGGCATGACCCAGGTCAGCGCCTCCGCCACGCTGTTGTCCTGGGGGCTGCGCACGCTGCTGTGGAGCGTGGTGCTGCTGGCCATCCTGTCCAACGTGGGCGTGAACATCACGGCCTTCATCGCCAGCCTGGGGGTGGGGGGCATCGCCGTGGCGCTGGCGGTGCAGAACATCCTGGGCGACCTGTTCGCCTCGCTCGCGATCGCGGTGGACAAGCCCTTCGAGGTGGGCGATTTCATCGTGGTCGGAAGCGTCTCGGGCATGGTGCAGGTGATCGGGCTGAAGACCACGCGCATCCGCAGCCTGCAGGGCGAGCAGATCGTGATGTCCAACACCGACCTGCTCAAGCAGACCATCAGCAACTACCGCATGCTGGAGAAGCGGCGCATCGTGTTCGGCTTCGGTGTGTCGTACAACACCACGCCCGAGCAGGCCGAGGCAATCCCGGGCGTGGTGCGCAAGCTCATCGACGCCCATCCGGAGCTGCGCTTCGACCGCGCGCACTTCAAGGCGTTTGGCGCGAGTTCGCTGGACTACGAGGTGGTCTACATCGTCCAGGACCCGGCGTTCAACCTCTACATGGACCTGCAGCAGTCCATCAACCTGGGCCTCATGCGCGAGTTCAAGGCCATGGGGGTGGAGTTTGCCTTTCCCACCAGCACGGTGCACATCGCCAGCGCGCCTGCGCAGTCCCAGGGCCCGGCGCCGCTGGCTGGTGCTGCTGCTGCGGCGGCTGCCGCGTCCGCGTCCGTGGCCGCGCGTTGA
- a CDS encoding DUF4398 domain-containing protein: MHPSTPLRLTAAALALGALAACSSTPPPTEQMAVTRTTVNRVAAAPATATSAPVDLQRAQEKLILAEKAMAQQDYKNARRLAAEAEVDARVAETRADAARNATNLAQVQDSIRALQEEINRRSPR, encoded by the coding sequence ATGCACCCATCCACCCCCCTCCGTCTCACGGCCGCAGCCCTCGCGCTGGGCGCCCTGGCAGCATGCTCGTCCACGCCCCCGCCCACCGAACAGATGGCCGTCACCCGCACCACGGTGAACCGCGTGGCGGCGGCGCCGGCGACGGCCACCAGCGCCCCCGTGGACCTGCAGCGTGCGCAGGAAAAACTCATCCTCGCCGAGAAGGCCATGGCCCAGCAGGACTACAAGAACGCCCGGCGCCTGGCGGCCGAGGCCGAGGTCGACGCCCGCGTGGCCGAGACCCGTGCCGACGCGGCACGCAATGCGACCAACCTTGCCCAGGTCCAGGACAGCATCCGCGCGCTGCAGGAAGAAATCAACCGCCGGTCCCCCCGCTGA
- a CDS encoding aminopeptidase P N-terminal domain-containing protein yields MNTTVPASIYAQRRARLAAQLGAGGIAIIPTAPERPRNRDTDFLFRHDSYFYYLTGFIEPGACLVVAQDGCSTLFCQPKDLEREIWDGYRLGPAAAPGALGVQAAHSIAELDAKLPRLLENRHRVWYPFAIHSGLAARVEGWLNAVRARVRYGALCPAEQNDVCTLLDEMRLIKDAHEQDIMRRASDISARAHIRAMQRSARMLRAGQDVREYHLDAELLHAFRDEGSQYPAYSSIVAAGANACVLHYRADAAPVRDGELVLIDAGCELDGYASDITRTFPANGRFTGPQRALYDLVLASQDAAVAATKAGARFNDPHDATVAVLAQGMLDLGLLDRNKVGTAQDVIDTRAYFQFYMHRTGHWLGMDVHDCGSYVEPDEVGAVSERKDPLSGETITNRPSRVLRPGMVLTIEPGIYVRPADGVPEQFHHIGIRIEDDAIVTETGCELITRGVPVKADEIEALMRG; encoded by the coding sequence ATGAACACCACCGTGCCTGCCTCCATCTACGCCCAACGCCGCGCGCGGCTTGCTGCCCAGCTGGGCGCGGGGGGCATCGCCATCATTCCCACGGCGCCGGAGCGCCCGCGCAACCGGGACACCGACTTCCTGTTCCGCCACGACAGCTACTTCTACTACCTGACCGGCTTCATCGAGCCGGGGGCATGCCTTGTGGTCGCGCAGGACGGGTGCAGCACCCTGTTCTGCCAGCCCAAGGACCTGGAGCGCGAGATCTGGGACGGCTACCGGCTGGGCCCCGCTGCGGCGCCCGGGGCGCTGGGCGTGCAAGCCGCCCATTCCATCGCCGAGCTGGACGCCAAGCTGCCCCGCCTGCTGGAGAACCGCCACCGCGTGTGGTACCCGTTTGCCATCCACAGCGGCCTGGCAGCGCGGGTGGAAGGGTGGCTGAACGCGGTGCGCGCGCGCGTGCGCTACGGCGCGCTGTGCCCGGCGGAGCAGAACGATGTGTGCACGCTGCTCGACGAGATGCGGCTCATCAAGGACGCGCACGAGCAGGACATCATGCGCCGCGCCAGCGACATCAGCGCCAGGGCGCACATCCGCGCCATGCAGCGCTCGGCCCGCATGCTGCGCGCCGGCCAGGACGTGCGCGAGTACCACCTGGATGCCGAGCTGCTGCACGCGTTTCGCGACGAGGGCTCGCAGTACCCGGCGTACAGCTCCATCGTGGCGGCCGGGGCCAACGCCTGCGTGCTGCACTACCGCGCGGACGCCGCCCCGGTGCGCGACGGCGAGCTGGTGCTCATCGACGCCGGCTGCGAGCTTGACGGCTACGCCAGCGACATCACCCGCACCTTCCCGGCCAACGGCCGCTTCACCGGGCCGCAGCGCGCGCTGTACGACCTGGTGCTGGCCAGCCAGGACGCGGCGGTGGCGGCCACCAAGGCCGGCGCGCGCTTCAACGACCCGCACGACGCCACCGTGGCCGTGCTGGCGCAGGGCATGCTGGACCTGGGCCTGCTCGACAGGAACAAGGTGGGCACCGCGCAGGACGTGATCGACACGCGCGCCTACTTCCAGTTCTACATGCACCGCACGGGCCACTGGCTGGGCATGGACGTGCATGACTGCGGCAGCTACGTGGAACCCGATGAGGTCGGGGCGGTGAGCGAGCGCAAGGACCCGCTGTCGGGCGAGACCATCACCAACCGCCCCAGCCGCGTGCTGCGCCCGGGCATGGTGCTCACCATCGAGCCCGGCATCTACGTGCGGCCGGCCGACGGGGTGCCCGAGCAGTTCCACCACATCGGCATCCGCATCGAGGACGACGCCATCGTCACCGAGACGGGCTGCGAGCTGATCACGCGCGGCGTGCCGGTGAAGGCCGACGAGATCGAAGCGCTGATGCGCGGCTGA
- a CDS encoding nucleotidyltransferase family protein — MLLAAGRGERMRPLTDTIPKPLLQVQGQPLLQWHLAALQEAGVEQVVINTAWLGGQISHHFSDVFGLQRRVDKRKQLSISYSHEGVDFGGALETAGGIARALPRLGPVFWLAAGDVFAPDFVFGSAAVSAFEASGHLAHLWLVPNPAHNLRGDFGLSADGLALNLPADDPAPRYTYSTIALLRAGLFAAPWCDIPAGNPDGIKAPLAPLLRRAMDNGRVSAQLYTGRWTDVGTPERLAELNSLSAARP; from the coding sequence ATGCTGCTGGCCGCAGGCCGTGGCGAGCGCATGCGCCCGCTGACCGACACCATCCCCAAACCCCTGCTGCAGGTGCAGGGCCAGCCGCTGCTGCAGTGGCACCTGGCGGCGCTGCAGGAAGCGGGTGTGGAGCAGGTGGTGATCAACACCGCATGGCTGGGTGGGCAGATCAGCCACCACTTTTCCGATGTTTTTGGCCTCCAGCGCCGGGTGGACAAGCGCAAGCAGCTATCCATTTCATACTCGCACGAAGGCGTGGACTTTGGAGGCGCACTGGAAACCGCCGGCGGCATCGCCCGCGCCTTGCCCCGGTTGGGCCCCGTGTTCTGGCTGGCGGCGGGCGATGTGTTTGCGCCCGACTTCGTGTTCGGCAGCGCCGCCGTGTCGGCCTTCGAGGCCAGCGGCCACCTGGCCCACCTGTGGCTGGTGCCCAATCCGGCGCACAACCTGCGCGGCGACTTCGGGCTGTCGGCGGACGGGTTGGCACTGAACCTGCCCGCCGACGACCCCGCGCCGCGCTACACCTACAGCACCATCGCCCTGCTGCGCGCCGGGCTGTTCGCGGCGCCCTGGTGCGACATTCCGGCCGGCAACCCGGACGGCATCAAAGCCCCGCTGGCGCCGCTGCTTCGCCGCGCGATGGACAATGGCCGGGTCAGCGCACAGCTCTACACCGGACGCTGGACCGATGTGGGGACCCCCGAGCGCCTGGCTGAACTCAATTCTCTCTCTGCTGCCCGTCCATGA
- a CDS encoding LuxR C-terminal-related transcriptional regulator — translation MKIILADDHTLFREGLQHLLSALDPQAQVLEANDYASAALLVVEHPDAALALVDLDMPGRDASAPGGGGLERLLALAPGVPVVVLSAREDPAVVRDVLDAGAMGFISKRERAAVMLNALHLVLAGGIYLPPMLLGTAARASACAALTPRQVEVLHGLANGHANKVIARQLGMSEATVKAHTGAIFRSLEVSNRVQAVRMARRLGLLAPD, via the coding sequence ATGAAGATCATCCTTGCCGACGACCACACGCTGTTCCGCGAAGGACTGCAGCACCTGCTGTCGGCACTGGACCCTCAGGCCCAGGTGCTGGAGGCGAACGACTACGCCAGCGCGGCGTTGCTGGTGGTGGAGCATCCCGATGCCGCCCTCGCCCTGGTGGACCTGGACATGCCGGGCCGCGACGCCAGCGCGCCGGGTGGCGGCGGCCTGGAACGCCTGCTGGCGCTGGCGCCCGGCGTGCCGGTGGTGGTGCTCTCCGCCCGCGAAGACCCCGCCGTGGTCCGCGACGTGCTGGACGCGGGCGCCATGGGGTTCATCTCCAAGCGCGAACGCGCCGCCGTGATGCTCAACGCCCTGCATCTGGTGCTGGCCGGCGGCATCTACCTGCCGCCCATGCTCCTGGGCACGGCGGCCCGGGCGTCCGCCTGCGCCGCCCTGACCCCCCGGCAGGTCGAGGTGTTGCACGGCCTGGCGAACGGGCATGCCAACAAGGTGATCGCGCGCCAGCTCGGCATGAGCGAGGCGACCGTGAAGGCGCACACGGGTGCCATCTTCCGCAGCCTGGAGGTCAGCAACCGCGTGCAGGCCGTGCGCATGGCCCGGCGGCTGGGCCTGCTGGCGCCCGACTGA